A part of Deinococcus aerius genomic DNA contains:
- a CDS encoding histone deacetylase family protein, producing the protein MTAPAAFPHPFRAYTPAAYTFPLPEGHRFPAYKYAGVAEHLRPSLPVLDTPLLSWADAARVHDPAWLRRWRRGEVTRHEERAFGLPWSPGVVERARRAAGGSLAALHDALAHGWGANLAGGTHHAFRDRAEGFCLLNDAAILTRLALDGGLARRVAILDLDVHQGNGTAALLGAEPSAFTLSIHGERNYPFRKETSSLDLGLPDGVTDGEYLDVLRGKALPALEAFRPDLLLYLAGVDVLAGDRFGRFALTLDGVRERNRTVLTWARDAGIPVVTMMAGGYNRDHALTVRAHASVVEDGLEVFP; encoded by the coding sequence GTGACCGCCCCCGCTGCCTTCCCCCACCCCTTCCGGGCCTACACGCCCGCCGCGTACACCTTTCCGCTGCCCGAGGGGCACCGCTTCCCGGCCTACAAGTACGCGGGGGTCGCGGAGCATCTGCGCCCGTCCCTGCCCGTGCTCGACACGCCGCTCCTGAGCTGGGCGGACGCGGCGCGGGTGCATGACCCCGCCTGGCTGCGGCGCTGGCGCCGGGGCGAGGTGACCCGGCACGAGGAACGCGCCTTCGGGCTGCCCTGGAGCCCCGGCGTGGTCGAGCGGGCCCGGCGGGCGGCGGGCGGCAGTCTGGCGGCGCTGCACGACGCGCTCGCGCACGGCTGGGGCGCCAACCTCGCGGGCGGCACCCACCACGCCTTCCGCGACCGCGCCGAGGGGTTTTGCCTGCTCAACGACGCGGCGATCCTCACCCGGCTCGCGCTGGACGGCGGGCTGGCGCGGCGGGTAGCGATCCTCGACCTCGACGTGCATCAGGGCAACGGGACGGCGGCACTCCTGGGAGCCGAGCCGTCCGCCTTTACCCTCTCCATCCACGGCGAGCGCAACTACCCCTTTCGCAAGGAGACGAGCAGCCTCGACCTGGGGCTCCCCGACGGGGTGACCGATGGCGAGTACCTGGACGTGCTGCGCGGGAAGGCCCTGCCCGCCCTGGAGGCCTTCCGCCCCGATCTGCTCCTTTACCTCGCCGGGGTGGACGTGCTGGCCGGGGACCGTTTCGGCCGCTTCGCCCTGACCCTGGACGGCGTGCGCGAGCGCAACCGGACCGTGCTGACCTGGGCGCGGGACGCGGGCATCCCGGTGGTGACGATGATGGCGGGCGGCTACAACCGCGACCACGCCCTCACGGTGCGGGCGCACGCCAGCGTGGTGGAGGACGGACTGGAGGTCTTTCCCTGA